In a genomic window of Cyclopterus lumpus isolate fCycLum1 chromosome 13, fCycLum1.pri, whole genome shotgun sequence:
- the nek8 gene encoding serine/threonine-protein kinase Nek8, giving the protein MEKYEKIKVVGRGAFGIVHLCRRRSDGSFLILKEIPVEQMSRDERLAAQNECQVLKLLNHPNIIEYYENFLEDKALMIAMEYAPGGTLAEYIQKRCNSLLDEDTILHFFVQILLALYHVHNKLILHRDLKTQNILLDKHQMIVKIGDFGISKILVSKSKAYTVVGTPCYISPELCEGKPYNQKSDIWALGCVLYELASLKRAFEAANLPALVLKIMSGTFAPISDRYSPELRQLILNMLNLDPSKRPQLNEIMALPVCIRPLLNLYTDIGNVKMRRIEKPLSTLQTGPHGRPGGRVPTNRSRDGSVGLGPGKVHSLPLSAVYTWGSGISVPLRLPMLNTEVLQVSLGRTQKMGVTKSGRLITWEAPSVGSGEASLPGVVEQMQPQLISRFLEGQSGVTIKSVSCGDLFTICMTDRGIIMTLGSGSNGCLGHGNFNDVTQPKIVEALLGYELVQVSCGASHVLAVTNEREVFAWGRGDNGRLGLGNQDTHNSPQQVCLPGEFEAQRVVCGVDCSMIISTQYSIVACGSNRFNKLGLDMITAGEEPNPLNQLEEVHSYCPVQSAPLNSEKIVHIDIGTAHSVAVTERGQCFTFGSNQHGQMGCSSRRSSRVPYPVPGLQGITMAACGDAFSLAIGSDWEVYTWGKGARGRLGRKEEDSGIPKAVQLDESHPFTVTSVACCHGNTLLAVKPLLEEPAPR; this is encoded by the exons ATGGAGAAGTATGAGAAAATCAAAGTTGTCGGAAGAGGAGCTTTCGG GATTGTTCACCTGTGCCGCAGGCGCAGCGACGGGTCCTTTCTCATCCTGAAGGAGATCCCGGTGGAGCAGATGTCACGAGATGAACGTCTGGCGGCTCAGAACGAGTGTCAGGTGCTGAAACTGCTCAACCATCCAAATATCATCGAGTACTATGAGAACTTCCTGGAAGACAAGGCCCTCATGATAGCTATGGAGTATGCACCAG gtggaaccttggcTGAGTACATACAGAAGCGCTGTAACTCTCTGCTGGATGAGGACACTATCCTTCACTTCTTTGTACAGATCTTACTTGCTCTGTATCACGTACACAACAAACTTATCTTGCACAGAGACCTTAAGACACAGAATATTCTTCTTGACAAGCACCAGATGATCGTCAAAATTGGTGACTTTGGCATCTCCAAAATACTTGTCAGCAAGAGCAAAGCTTACACG GTGGTCGGTACCCCATGTTACATCTCCCCAGAGCTGTGTGAGGGAAAGCCGTATAACCAGAAGAGTGACATCTGGGCTTTGGGCTGTGTGCTCTATGAGCTAGCGAGTCTTAAGAGAGCCTTCGAGGCTGCT AATCTTCCTGCGCTCGTTCTGAAGATCATGAGCGGAACATTTGCTCCGATTTCAGACCGGTACAGCCCAGAACTTCGACAGCTCATCCTCAACATGCTCAATCTGGATCCATCCAAACGACCTCAACTCAATGAAATAATGGCTCTTCCCGTATGCATCAGGCCCCTGCTCAATCTCTACACAGACATAGGCAATGTCAAAATGCGCAG GATTGAGAAACCACTGTCTACTCTGCAAACTGGTCCTCACGGTAGACCAGGAGGTAGAGTTCCCACAAACAGGTCCAGAG ATGGATCCGTTGGTTTAGGACCAGGTAAGGTGCATTCTCTCCCGCTGTCAGCGGTGTACACGTGGGGAAGTGGAATCTCAGTGCCTCTCCGTCTGCCGATGCTCAACACTGAGGTGCTTCAAGTGTCTCTGGGCCGCACTCAGAAGATGGGGGTGACCAAGTCTGGCCGTCTGATTACATGGGAG GCTCCATCAGTGGGGTCTGGTGAGGCCAGTCTGCCCGGTGTGGTGGAGCAGATGCAGCCTCAATTAATTTCACGTTTCCTTGAGGGTCAGTCTGGAGTAACCATCAAGTCTGTGTCCTGTGGCGACCTTTTTACCATCTGCATGACAG aCAGAGGCATTATCATGACGCTTGGAAGTGGGAGCAACGGCTGTCTAGGACACGGTAACTTCAATGACGTTACACAG CCCAAGATAGTCGAGGCACTCCTCGGCTACGAGCTGGTTCAGGTGTCATGTGGTGCTTCCCACGTCCTCGCTGTGACCAATGAAAGAGAAGTATTTGCCTGGGGAAGAGGAGACAATG GTCGCCTCGGGCTAGGCAACCAAGACACCCACAACTCTCCACAGCAGGTGTGTTTACCTGGGGAATTTGAGGCCCAGAGGGTGGTGTGTGGAGTCGACTGCTCCATGATTATCAGCACCCAGTACAGCATCGTGGCATGTGGAAGCAACAG ATTCAACAAGCTCGGACTGGATATGATAACAGCTGGAGAGGAACCAAACCCCTTGAATCAGTTGGAAGAAGTCCATTCTTACTGTCCTGTCCAATCAGCCCCACTCAACAGTGAGAAGATTGTTCACATTGACATTGGGACAGCCCATTCTGTTGCTGTTACAG AGAGGGGTCAGTGTTTTACCTTCGGCAGCAACCAGCATGGTCAGATGGGCTGTAGTTCCCGTCGTAGCAGCCGTGTTCCCTACCCGGTGCCCGGGCTGCAGGGCATCACCATGGCTGCCTGTGGAGATGCTTTCTCCTTAGCTATCGGATCTG ATTGGGAGGTGTACACCTGGGGAAAGGGGGCCCGCGGCCGCCtcggaaggaaagaagaggattCTGGGATACCTAAGGCGGTGCAGCTTGACGAGAGTCACCCATTCACGGTGACATCGGTGGcttgttgtcatggcaacactCTGCTGGCAGTGAAAC CTTTGCTGGAAGAACCTGCCCCGAGATGA
- the tlcd1 gene encoding TLC domain-containing protein 1 isoform X2, whose product MDVLVPVLKSHPGKSVLVFALIFKLIHRLLQRLPVPKVVKQDDFKSWKWKNLSVSIVHSLLTGSWALTCVLVWPEMLRNLHSYHTPLSYLLVCVSTGYFVHDASDIILTGHGRQSWEFLLHHVLVISCFLYALFTKMYVAGAVVALFVEVNSVTLHMRLMLKLACAQSSSVYHVNKLINITTYLTFRLGTQSYLTWYIVTNYTWLDHALYFLIAMVMMNVMILIYFYRLLCADFFPWSKRSGRPNGPNNNHSKKFPCD is encoded by the exons ATGGACGTCCTGGTTCCTGTGCTGAAGAGTCACCCAGGCAAGTCAGTGCTGGTGTTCGCTCTGATTTTCAAGTTGATCCACCGGTTGCTGCAAAGGTTGCCCGTGCCTAAAGTAGTAAAGCAGGATGACTTCAAATCCTGGAAGTGGAAGAACCTCTCTGTCTCGATAGTGCACTCCCTGCTGACTGGATCATGGGCCCTGACCTG TGTGCTGGTTTGGCCTGAGATGTTGCGCAACCTTCACTCTTACCACACCCCTCTGTCCTACCTGCTCGTCTGCGTCTCAACAG GATACTTTGTGCACGATGCGAGTGATATTATCCTGACAGGACATGGAAGACAATCATGGGAATTCTTACTCCATCATGTGCTG GTGATCTCATGTTTCCTGTACGCCCTCTTCACTAAGATGTATGTAGCCGGCGCTGTCGTCGCTCTCTTTGTGGAGGTCAACAGTGTCACCCTGCACATGAGGCTGATGCTGAAGCTCGCGTGCGCTCAGTCCTCCTCCGTGTACCACGTCAACAAACTCATCAACATCACCACCTACTTGACGTTTCGTCTGGGCACCCAGTCCTACCTCACCTGGTATATCGTCACCAACTACACCTGGCTGGACCATGCTTTATACTTCCTCATCGCcatggtgatgatgaatgtCATGATCCTGATTTATTTCTACCGCCTACTATGCGCCGACTTCTTCCCCTGGAGTAAAAGATCCGGGAGGCCGAATGGGCCGAATAACAACCACTCTAAAAAGTTTCCCTGTGATTGA
- the tlcd1 gene encoding TLC domain-containing protein 1 isoform X1, with translation MDVLVPVLKSHPGKSVLVFALIFKLIHRLLQRLPVPKVVKQDDFKSWKWKNLSVSIVHSLLTGSWALTCSDSLWQPGEEWHVQTGRGTGERHTTVHVLVWPEMLRNLHSYHTPLSYLLVCVSTGYFVHDASDIILTGHGRQSWEFLLHHVLVISCFLYALFTKMYVAGAVVALFVEVNSVTLHMRLMLKLACAQSSSVYHVNKLINITTYLTFRLGTQSYLTWYIVTNYTWLDHALYFLIAMVMMNVMILIYFYRLLCADFFPWSKRSGRPNGPNNNHSKKFPCD, from the exons ATGGACGTCCTGGTTCCTGTGCTGAAGAGTCACCCAGGCAAGTCAGTGCTGGTGTTCGCTCTGATTTTCAAGTTGATCCACCGGTTGCTGCAAAGGTTGCCCGTGCCTAAAGTAGTAAAGCAGGATGACTTCAAATCCTGGAAGTGGAAGAACCTCTCTGTCTCGATAGTGCACTCCCTGCTGACTGGATCATGGGCCCTGACCTG CAGTGACAGTCTGTGGCAGCCAGGAGAAGAATGGCATGTTCAGACAGGGAGAGGGACGGGGGAGAGACATACCACTGTACA TGTGCTGGTTTGGCCTGAGATGTTGCGCAACCTTCACTCTTACCACACCCCTCTGTCCTACCTGCTCGTCTGCGTCTCAACAG GATACTTTGTGCACGATGCGAGTGATATTATCCTGACAGGACATGGAAGACAATCATGGGAATTCTTACTCCATCATGTGCTG GTGATCTCATGTTTCCTGTACGCCCTCTTCACTAAGATGTATGTAGCCGGCGCTGTCGTCGCTCTCTTTGTGGAGGTCAACAGTGTCACCCTGCACATGAGGCTGATGCTGAAGCTCGCGTGCGCTCAGTCCTCCTCCGTGTACCACGTCAACAAACTCATCAACATCACCACCTACTTGACGTTTCGTCTGGGCACCCAGTCCTACCTCACCTGGTATATCGTCACCAACTACACCTGGCTGGACCATGCTTTATACTTCCTCATCGCcatggtgatgatgaatgtCATGATCCTGATTTATTTCTACCGCCTACTATGCGCCGACTTCTTCCCCTGGAGTAAAAGATCCGGGAGGCCGAATGGGCCGAATAACAACCACTCTAAAAAGTTTCCCTGTGATTGA
- the rab34a gene encoding ras-related protein Rab-34a isoform X1, translating into MSVRVSAMSVLPPVRKDRIVAQLPQYFRKEAAFHTEEDFNSKVRTACQEQRTGTVGRFKISKVIVVGDLAVGKTCLINRFCKDAFDKNYKATIGVDFEMERFEVLGIPFSLQLWDTAGQERFKCIASTYYRGAQVVIIAFDVNDVASLGHVRQWLEDALKENDPTAVQLFLVGTKKDLSSPAQYSQIEQDAIKIAQEISAEYWAVSSLTGENVNEFFFRVASVAFETNVLAELEKSGSRQIGGVVRINSTSNNVHASSKKKQPNCCQ; encoded by the exons ATGTCCGTCCGAGTCTCAGCCATGAGTGTTCTTCCTCCTGTCCGAAAGGACCGTATCGTTGCTCAGCTCCCTCAG TATTTCAGGAAGGAGGCAGCCTTCCACACGGAGGAGGACTTCAACAGTAAAGTGAGGACGGCCTGTCAGGAGCAGCGTACTGGCACTGTGGG CAGATTTAAAATCTCAAAGGTCATTGTTGTGGGTGACCTGGCTGTGGGGAAAACCTGTCTGATTAATAG ATTTTGCAAAGATGCTTTTGATAAAAACTACAAGGCAACGATCGGTGTTGACTTTGAGATGGAGCGCTTTGAAGTGCTGGGCATTCCCTTCAGCCTTCAGCT CTGGGACACTGCAGGCCAAGAGAGGTTCAAGTGCATCGCCTCCACGTACTACAGAGGAGCCCAAG TTGTGATTATCGCGTTTGATGTAAACGACGTGGCCTCTTTGGGCCATGTGAG ACAGTGGCTTGAAGACGCCCTGAAAGAGAACGACCCCACCGCGGTTCAGCTGTTCCTTGTTGGCACAAAGAAAGACCTGAGC TCTCCTGCACAGTATTCTCAGATCGAACAAGATGCCATCAAAATAGCACAAGAGATCAGCGCAGAGTATTGGGCCGTGTCGTCGCTCACTG GGGAAAACGTCAATGAGTTTTTCTTTCGAGTTGCATCAGTGGCCTTTGAGACCAACGTTCTTGCTGAGTTGGAGAAAAGTGGATCGAGGCAAATTGGGGGCGTCGTCA GAATTAATAGCACTTCAAACAATGTGCATGCTTCATCAAAGAAGAAGCAGCCAAACTGCTGCCAGTAA
- the rab34a gene encoding ras-related protein Rab-34a isoform X2 — protein sequence MSVRVSAMSVLPPVRKDRIVAQLPQYFRKEAAFHTEEDFNSKVRTACQEQRTGTVGFKISKVIVVGDLAVGKTCLINRFCKDAFDKNYKATIGVDFEMERFEVLGIPFSLQLWDTAGQERFKCIASTYYRGAQVVIIAFDVNDVASLGHVRQWLEDALKENDPTAVQLFLVGTKKDLSSPAQYSQIEQDAIKIAQEISAEYWAVSSLTGENVNEFFFRVASVAFETNVLAELEKSGSRQIGGVVRINSTSNNVHASSKKKQPNCCQ from the exons ATGTCCGTCCGAGTCTCAGCCATGAGTGTTCTTCCTCCTGTCCGAAAGGACCGTATCGTTGCTCAGCTCCCTCAG TATTTCAGGAAGGAGGCAGCCTTCCACACGGAGGAGGACTTCAACAGTAAAGTGAGGACGGCCTGTCAGGAGCAGCGTACTGGCACTGTGGG ATTTAAAATCTCAAAGGTCATTGTTGTGGGTGACCTGGCTGTGGGGAAAACCTGTCTGATTAATAG ATTTTGCAAAGATGCTTTTGATAAAAACTACAAGGCAACGATCGGTGTTGACTTTGAGATGGAGCGCTTTGAAGTGCTGGGCATTCCCTTCAGCCTTCAGCT CTGGGACACTGCAGGCCAAGAGAGGTTCAAGTGCATCGCCTCCACGTACTACAGAGGAGCCCAAG TTGTGATTATCGCGTTTGATGTAAACGACGTGGCCTCTTTGGGCCATGTGAG ACAGTGGCTTGAAGACGCCCTGAAAGAGAACGACCCCACCGCGGTTCAGCTGTTCCTTGTTGGCACAAAGAAAGACCTGAGC TCTCCTGCACAGTATTCTCAGATCGAACAAGATGCCATCAAAATAGCACAAGAGATCAGCGCAGAGTATTGGGCCGTGTCGTCGCTCACTG GGGAAAACGTCAATGAGTTTTTCTTTCGAGTTGCATCAGTGGCCTTTGAGACCAACGTTCTTGCTGAGTTGGAGAAAAGTGGATCGAGGCAAATTGGGGGCGTCGTCA GAATTAATAGCACTTCAAACAATGTGCATGCTTCATCAAAGAAGAAGCAGCCAAACTGCTGCCAGTAA